The following nucleotide sequence is from Methylotenera sp. G11.
CGATCAGGATATGCAGGATGCGGTCACGGCACGCGCCAACCTGGAACACGAACTGCGTATGGCATTGGTGCAGAAGCAGTTCCAGCTTTATTTCCAGCCGCAGGTCGACCATGCCGGCTGTATATTGGGTGCCGAAGTATTGCTCCGGTGGCATCATCCGCAGCAAGGCATTATCCTGCCGGGGAATTTTATCAATCTGGCGGAAGAAACAGGATTGATCCTGCCGATGGGGCAATGGGTATTGGATACGGCCTGTGCCCAATTAAAAAAATGGCAGCAGGATCCACACACAAAGCAACTGACACTTTCTGTGAATGTGAGTGCAAAACAGTTCAGGCAGACTGACTTCGTCGACCATGTGCAGTCTGTCATCAGCCACTATGCCATTAATCCGGCATTGCTGAAGCTGGAGCTCACTGAAAGTATCCTGTTCAAGGATATCAACGGCATGATCTCGACCATGCGGGCGCTACGGGAAATCGGGATCCGCTTTGAGCTGGATGATTTCGGTACCGGGTACTCTTCGCTGCAGTATCTTAAAAAACTGCCCTTGAGCCAGCTGAAAATCGACCAGTCGTTTGTACGGGATATCACGATTGACAGCAATGACAGAACGCTGGTGCTGACGATCATTACCATGGCGCACAGCCTGGGGCTGGAAGTGATTGCCGAGGGTGTGGAAACCGGGCCGCAGTTCGAGTTCTTAAAGGATCATGGATGCGATCATTACCAGGGCTACCTGTTTGGCAGGCCGGTACCGCTGCATGAATTTGAGACTATGCTGCCGCAAAGCTGATTGCCGTTCGTTCTCATGCCGGTTTCTTTCCGCCGGGTAGTCTGTCACCGCGGTCAATCAACAATCTTTTACAAACTTGTTAATCCATATCTGCCTTGAAAGCGAATGGTCACTTATAATCTTAGCCCCGCCTTGCAGGCAGGGCTGCCACTTTATAACAGAACTGATGCTGAAGATTGAGTATATTTATCAGCCATAAGTTTTGTTGAATGCGTATATCAAAAAGAAAATTTAATTAAGCTGATGGATAGAAAAGACATTGAAAAAATTATCGTTGATAGTTTATTTATTTCCGAAAAAAGGCCAGGCAACACGGTAGTCGACATTACGGGCATGCGTGGCTGGTTTTCCCCTTTCAGCGAACCTTATGCAAACCGCATCGGCCTGGTGAGTGACCATGATGTTGAGACGTCAATTCAGGAAGCGATTGATTTTTTCAGAAGCAGAAACAGTGGGTTTACCTGGATCGTCAGGCCAGGCGATATTGATGCGCAACTGCCGCAACTGTTAATGAAGAACGGGCTGACCCCTTCCAGGTTCCACAAAGTGGCAGGAATGCATCTTGAGTCTTCTGCTATATCCGGGACGGAGAATTCGCAAATCAGCGTGCGGGAAATCGCCAAAGATGAATTTACAGAGCATATGGAATTGATTACACGTGCCTACGGTGCAGCTTCAAAAGCCTATATCGAGTACCTGTATGCACCGTCAGCGCATCATGACGGAGTGCAATCCAGAATGTATCTGGCTTCTTTGCGCGATGGGCAAGAGCCGGTCGGCTATGGTTACTGTTCTTATATCGAGAGCAATTCCGTCATGATGCTGAGAGGGGCTGCCGTTGTGCCCGAACATCGCAATAAAGGCGCTTACCGTGAATTGATACGGCAGCGGCTTGCAGATGCCTGCGAAAATGAGGTCAGCCACTTTGTGATCCAATCGGCACGGGACAGCTCCTATTCGACATGCCTGCGGTTCGGCTTTGAGGAGGTTTGCCCGCTGGAACTCTATCAATGGCTACCATCCTGAACATGCAGCTAACTGCATGTTGGCCGGGTCAGGCTTCATGCAAAATATCCGGTTCGATTTCAATAGGGTGCCAATCCCTTCCGGCTGCGGCAAGCGCAGCGCAGTAACCGCCTGGTGCTTCAATCTGCATCAGGCGCCATTCAGCAGTTGCTAGCCGGTTGTGCTCATCACTGCGTAAAGCGTCTGTATCCCCGGCCGCCTGCGATACGCAGAACTGATGTGCAGGCCGTGTAAACCCAGTTCCCAAAGCCTTGATATAGGCTTCTTTGCGCACCCAGGTTTGAGTAAACGCCAGTTGCTGTTCATGGACAGGCCGCGATAGCAGGCCGGATATTTCTGCGGGTGAAAACACCAGGCGCGCAACCGATTCTGCATCCGCGACCTGTGCGATGGCCTGTATGTCGATGCCTACCGCCCTGTGCATCGCAACGGCCACCTTGGCCATGCGATGGCTATAAGATAGATTGAAGTGAAGGCCGGAGTTTTTGCCAAGATGCGGTTTTCCGGCCTGGCCATATTCAAAACCCAGTGCCGCAGCATCGCCGCCCATATACAAAGCCAGAATCCTGCGCAAGGAAGCCCGTGCAATGATAAAGCGTTGTTTTACTTCCGGAATGCGGATGCGCTCAGCGCGGCTGGTTTCTTCAGCGGATAGCAAAGAGGCGTGATGTGCGATTCCGGCCTTGTCGGTTTCAAGTTGAATGGTCCAGACATGTACCTGGTTTTGATCCAGTGCGGGCAGTGATGTCGTCATTTTGACCGGGCATTGTTGATGCATGCCTGCAGCGCCTCGGCTACATGCTTTACTGCCGGTAATCTCACCAGGCCACTATGGCTGGTTGGGAAAGAATGTGTCGTTACCGAGCCTTTGAACCATCTCTGCCAGCCCAGCAGCTTGTGTACAGTGTGTTTTGTAGATTCTTCAGCGATAAAAAAATCAATATACTGTGTGGATTTGCGGGGCTGATACGCCATGTGCGCATATTTATGCGCTTTATGCACATCCTGGATTTTAAACAGGCAGTTAAGCTTGAATGTCGTCAGGAAAGCTGAACGCAGCAGGTTGCGCATGCTGTGCGTTTTTCCGCGTAGCAGGCGTTTCAGGGCGTTAAGCCAGCGATGGCTCTGGTATATCCACGGGCAATAAGTATCCAGCAGAACCAGGGCAGCGACATGATCGCCTGATTGATTCAGTTGCTGTGCCATTTCGTAGGCAACCACGCCGCCACTGGAGTAACCTGTGATCAAATATGGCCCTTCGGGTTGTATCTGGCGCATGGCCTGGATGCAGTTGGCTGCAATGTGTTTAATGCTGCAATCGGGGGTGTGGCTGCCAAAAACACCGCGCGCCTGCAGGCCGTACACTGCCTGGTCTGGAGCCAGGTGGCGTGCCAGCAGGTAATAGTCGAGCAGGTGCCCGCCTTTGGTATGCACAGCAAACAGCGGTTGGCGGGAACCTTCCTTAATCAGTACCAGCTCCGGGTTGGCGCCAAACCGGTACTGGTCGCGCAATGCGCTGGCGATAGAGGCTATGGTGCCGCCGTGAAACCATAGAAAATCCAGGGGTAGCTTCTTCTGAAATACTTTTTCAATCTGATCTATCATCTGTGCGGCGAGCAGCGAATGTCCGCCAAGGTCGAAAAAATTGTCATGGATGCTGGTTGGCGCAACCTTAAGCAGGCTTTCCCAGATGGCAGCCAGATGGCGCTCGTAGGTATCAAAAGATTCCTGCCGCCCGGCAGTGGCTGTCTGTAACGGCAGAGGTCGCGGTAGTGCCATACGGTCTATTTTGCCGCTGGCAGTTAATGGCAGTTCAGGCAGCAATGTAAAATGACGGGGCAGCATGTATTCAGGCAATGATTGTTTGAGTGCCAATCTTATATCGCCAGGCTTGAGGCTGGGGTTGCGTGTCACCATGTATGCCGCCAGAAATTTATCATCGGCTGCATCTTCACATGCAATGACAGCGGCATGCTGAATATCCGGCAGTGCCAGGAGTACAGCCTCTATCTCTCCCAGTTCAATCCTGAATCCCCTGATTTTTACCTGGCTATCTGAGCGGCCTAATACCTGCAAATAGCCATCAGGCAGCCAGCGCCCTCTGTCTCCGCTTTTGAATAAACGCTGTTCGGGTGTCTGTGCAAACGGGTGTGGCACGAACTTTTGAGCAGTCAGGCCGGGGGCATTGAAGTATCCTCTTGCCATCAGCCCGCCAAGGTAGACCTCGCCCTCTCTGCCGATTGGTACGGGCTGCATGGCCTCATCCAGTACGTAGACCTCCATCATGGCGGCGGGGCGTCCTGTGGCATGAATCCCATGTTGAGTATCCCGGCTTAATTTCATGGTGGCGGCGCCGGGAACCTCGGTGCAGCCATAGATAATATGCAGTTCGGCATTCAGGTGTGAAAGAAAATCCTGTTTCAGTTGCAGCGGGATATCCTCACCTGAGCAGGTCACCGATTTAAGGGAATGGCAGAGTGCTATATTGTCTGAATCCAGCAGGGCGCGCAGTGCGGTTGGCGTTGAGACTAAATGGGTAATGCGGTGCCGATTGATATAGCTGGCTAGTTCCCGGAAATTTTTTTCCAGTCCGCGCGGTGCAATGAACAGCTGTTGCCCGCTGACCAGCGGGCGCAGCATCTCTGCCCTGGTAAAGGTCGTGCCGGAGTCGGTTTTAAGCATATGCCGCTCAGTGCCGCTATCAGCTACATGCTGCTCGCAGTAAGCACCATACGGAAACATGACGGCTTTCGGCTTGCCGGATGAGCCTGATGTGAAAAAGATGCAGGCCAGGTTCTGCGAGCTGACCTCGGCTGCCGGCAAACTGATCTCCTGATGTTCTTCAGCGTGTTCAGACGCATCCATCATGATCAGGAGTGTGTGCGCATCTTCCAGTTTTTCGTGATCAAGTCTTGCATGATATTGGTGTGTTGTAAGAATCACGCGCGGACTGATCTCCGCAAGCATCGCTTCCAGCCGCCTGGCCGGGGCGGATGGCTCAATGAAGGCACATGCCCCGCCGGCTTTATGGATGGCGATAGTGCCGATCACCAGCTCCGGGCAGCGTTCCATATATAAAGCAACAACAGTTTCAGGCCCCACGTCCATAGCGCTGAGCATTTTGCCGAAGTGATTTGCGCGTGCGTTCAGTTGAGCATAGGTAAGCTGACCGCCATCATGGGAAACGGCAATCGCGTCGGGTGTTTTCCTGACGTGAGCTTCAAACCGGCGGTGCGGCAGATTGGGTATTAGCGGCAGTACCGGGCCGCGGCCGAACTCAATGGTCATATGATTGTTATGTATGTCATCAGACATTTGTTATATGGTAAAAACTGTGTAATGTTCAGTATGAAAACATCCGGCTTTCATACTTCGATCCGGTTCGGGCTAAAGTCGTGCAGCCAGCCATGGCACAGTGATCAGAGCATTATAGTTGCTAGGCGCGGAATACCCAATATTCCATGGCTGATGAATGATTGTGAATCAGGCTGGTTCAGGGTTAAATATTCATATTGCACATTCTGCCAAAAGCGTTAAATTAGTGTTTTAAATAAAAGTATCGGGTCATTCAGATGAAAACATACAAGTTATTGCTGGCAGTGTGCATGGCTTTCTTTTCACTCGCCGCTACCGCACAGGATGCATTCAGGCTTTCCGTCAATTTAGAGCAGGTTAAGAATAACAAAGGCAATATTTTTGTTGAGCTGTATTCAGACCCCGCAACATTCCGCAAAAGCGCCAAAGCATTTAAAATCATTAAAACGCAGGCGGTAGAAGGCGCGTCGAACGTCACTTTTGAAAACCTTGCTGCCGGCACTTATGCCGTGCTGACTTACCATGATGAAGATGGCAACAATGAAATGAACAAGCGTTTCGGCATGATTCCAACCGAGGGGTATGGTTTATCGAACAATCCTAAAGTCATGGGGCCGCCATCATTCAAGGATAGCCAGTTTGAAGTCAGGCAAGATACTGAAATCAGTATTCATTTTAATTATTGAGATTTTCGTATCAAAAAGTCTGTGGAGCGACAGGTTGCAGACCGCTATCCAGACGGCATGGCACTTTCATGGTTTTGCTGACTTAGCATTCATGAACAGCAATAGGGTAGTTAATTACGTCTGGCGCATAATTCAATCACACAGACACGGCATACCGCCAGTTTGAAAAACAAAACCAAGGAGAATGATGATGTGGACTAAACCAGCAGCGACTGAAATGCGTTTTGGCTTTGAAGTCACAATGTACGTAATGAACAAATAATAAAGTTCATATTGCAATATATTGCATATAAGGGAGCTGCGGCTCCCTTTGTCATTTGCATGACATGAAATTTGCCTATAGTCACAAACTGTCAGCAGCAATCATTGAAGTTACCACTTCATTTGTAACAAACGAGAGATCAAAAATTTCTTAAGGAGAATTAAATGAGCACATACCAGAATTATGATGATAATCAGCGTAATACCACGCTATTTGGGTCAAACAAATTCATCCGTATATTATTTACGGCAGTATTCGTGGCAGCAGTCTTTATCGTGCCGCCCCTCGCAACAGCACAGTTTTTCCTGACTTAGACTTGATGCCGCTTGGGTGAAACTGATCCTGGGCGAGTTTAAAAGTGAGTGCCTGCCGCACAGCCTGAAAGTGAAGTCATTAAGAGGCTGGTTTTTGAGGTGTAAAAGACAAAAGGCTTACAGTCGTTAAACTGTAAGCCTTTGTTTTGTATGGTGCGCCTAAAATGATGGATTTGGGCACTGGGTGGAATGTCTGATGATAGCTTGACTATTAAATTCAGGGGCGCATTGCCGATAGGTGGAGCGACCCCAACAACGATTGCTTAGCCTGCAACTGTGCGAACTTTCGCAAGCATGTCTTTGATTGATGAAACTAAAATTAAGTGCTCAGCGTCGACCCTATCCAATGTCTTGACGATGGTACTTACATCCTCAGCATCGGGGATTAAGGTGGTGTAGTTAGCTTTAAGCATTGATCCTAGATCACCCTGTATTCGGTCAAGAGCATCAGCAATATCGTAACGGTTCTCGGTGATGAGTGATATATCAAGCATTTGTCTAGAAGTGCGGAGGGCGTTTGAATAGACTTTCTTTTCACGCCACTTGGTGTGCTCAATCTCACGTATTTCAAGTTCTAGATTTGCTAGACCACGAGATAAGGTTCTTTCATTAGCTAAAATCTTCTTTTTTAGAGGCTCAGTCGCGGCTTGGGACTGCATAATAATCTGATCGGTTAGTGTTTTCTTTGAGTCGTCCACATGATCCTCAACCAATCGGCGGAGATTTCGCAATTCGTCTTCAACTGCTGAGTGCAGTTCCTGTCGAAGTGCTGTCTTGTCTCGTTCATAGATTCTGAAGTTCGCAAACCAGCTGAACCCTACTAGTAAGGCTGCGATTGTCGCTAGCGTTCCCAGTGACCAATAGACGGTGGATAATAACTTATCTTGATAGGACTCGACTATCTGCAATTGGGCCTTTAGTTGCTTTACCTCGTCTTGTGCAGCGATTAAGTTTTGCTGAAGATGTTGACTCATTTCGGGTGCCGCACGGGCATACCAAGAGAACGTCACTCCAAATATGAACAATGCTAGGTAAATATGTTTCTTCATGTTGTCTTTCGATGGATTGTTATTAGTGGGGCTAAAAAGAAGTGGGTTAACGTAAAGTAGACTTTTATTCGACTGTGGCGTGACTCATCACTCCGTTCATGTAACACGGGGAGGGCTATAAATACATTAACGATAAATAATACTAGCATGATTGTTAGAATGAAGGCATGGCAGCGTTAGCGACGCACATCATTCACGCAAATAATAGGGGGCAGACCACAATTTATGAATAACTAATTTCACGGAGGTGTCATCCGCTTGCTTATAGCAGAAGGAATCAAGAAAGTTATTGCGATGGTAGCTAGCAGTGCTGGGTGAGGTGTGACTGTGCGATGTTATAAAACAAAAGGCTTACAGTCGTTAAACTGTAAGCCTTTGTTTTATATGGTGCGCCCAAGATAATGAAGATGGGCACTGGGTTGATATCATTAATATTGGCTGAATGATTTAATGCTTAGCATGTAAGTACAAGCTAGTTATCTTGCGAAGGTCTTCTAAACGGCACGACGTTATGTGTATTTTGGATTTCTGCAGAATTACTTGTTTGCATTTTTAATCTGCATTTGGGGAATTGTGAGCATCCCCAAAATTGTTTACCTGCATTTTCACCAGCTTTTGTAGTTCTTAATACCATCTTACTGCCACATTTTGGGCAGAGCCTAGGTGAAGCGGTGTTGAATCTTGCTTGCAAATTGTTTACATGCTCGCGATGCGTATTAAATGAAGGTGACAGTCGCTCAGTCTGAATAATTCTTAAAATGTTTTGAACCTCAGTCAGTGAAAGTATTGGTACTTTCTTTGATTTGATATAGCTAATAAAGGTGGCAGCAGTTCTTACATTCGGGGGCGGTCTTGTTTTGAAAGTGCTACCACCTACAAAAATAATAACGGAGTGAAATTTATCTGAAGAAATACTCAATGAGCTTTCTAGAGCTTTAAGGTGTTTGTAATTTTGGTGTAATGGATTTTGGAATTTGTAGGTTTTTTTGTATAGCTTTTGAGTCCACATGCTTTGCTTTTCATCCCCGAATATCCAACCTGAATAGTTCTTGGTTTCAACTACAAAAACACCATATTCCGACACGAATATATGATCAATTTGGGTGGTGCCATCTGGAGTAGCTAAGGTGACATTATGCACAGCATGGTATGTGGACTTATCAAGGAAATACTTTGCAGAGTTTCGTATGTAAATTTCTCCGGCAAATCCCTTAAATGAAGGTGATTTTAGAATGGCTGAGATAATCATTAACGGAATAACCCACCAAATATGCTCTAACAATTGAGAGGTTAGGTCCATAATTTCCCCTTTTCTTATAACACTCTAGCAGCCTAGATTGCTTTATTCGATATTAATCAAGGTTCTTATATTTTGAAATGAATTTCGGTTTTTGTCATTCTAGAAAAGTTTAGTGCCCATTTCTATTCCATACGTTGATAAATAAAAGGGCTGATTTCATTATAGAATCAGCCCTTTTATTATGTGGAGCAGTCAATAATAGGGGACAGACCACAATTTATGAATCACTAATTTACATTGGTGTTATCCACTTGCTTATAGCAGAAGTAAAATAATAATAGGGGACAGACCACAATTTATGAATAACTAATTTACATTGGTGTTATCCGCTTGCTTATAGCAGAAGGAATCAAGAAAATTATTGCGATGGAAATAATAGGGGACAGACCACAATTTAAAATAATAGGGGACAGACCACAATTTATGAATAACTAATTTACATTGGTGTTATCCGCTTGCTTATAGCAGAAGGAATCAAGAAAATTATTGCGATGGTAGCTAGCTGTGCAGGGTGAGGTGTAGTTGATCGATGTTTGAAAAAACAAAAGGCTCACAGTCGTTAAACTGTAAGCCTTTTGTTTTGTTTGGTGCGCCCGAAGAGATTCGAACTCCTGACCCCTTGGTTCGTAGCCAAGTACTCTATCCAGCTGAGCTACGGGCGCGAAAGCGTGCATTATACTTGAAGCTGGTTTTTTTTCCAGCAATATTTCACACTTTTTTAAACTGGCGGAGAGCGAGGGATTCGAACCCTCGATACAGATTTAAGCCCGTATGCTTCCTTAGCAGGGAAGTGCCTTCGACCACTCGGCCAGCTCTCCGTTTTTAGCGATACTTATCAGTTTACTGATTTAGTAACGCTTATCAGTTTTCCTGATTCACAATACTTGCCAGTTAGCTGGCTTTGTAGTGTCGATCAGTTTCCTGATTACTTCTTTTCGCTTATTGCGAGGGCGTGATACTACTTGAAACCCTTTTAAAAATCAACGATAACTTGCTGCATTTGCAGAAATTATTCGGCGTCCAGCTCAAAAGCTTTGTGCAGTACGCGCACTGCAAGTTCCAGGTATTTTTCATCAATCACTACTGCGATTTTGATCTCTGAAGTTGAGATCATCTGGATATTGATACCTTCTTCAGCCAGGATGCGGAACATTTTGCTGGCGATGCCTACGTGCGAACGCATGCCCACGCCTACGATGGAAACCTTGGCGATTTTGTCGTCGCCTTTGATCTCACGTGCGCCGATATGTGCCTGCACCTTGTCACGCAGGATGCTGAGCGCTTTGTTCATTTCATTTTTGTTCACGGTGAACGTGAAATCAGTGGTGCCGTCGGCGCCTGTGTTTTGGATAATCATATCCACATCAACATTGGCTTCGGCAATTGGGCCTAAGATTTGATAGGCAATGCCTGGTTTGTCAGGTACGCCTAATACAGTGATTTTGGCTTCGTCGCGATTAAATGCGATGCCTGAAATAACGGGTTGTTCCATATCTTTTTCTTCCTCAAATGTAATCAGTGTGCCTTCGCCTTCGTCGTCAAAGCTGGAGAGCACGCGTAATTTAACTTTGTATTTGCCGGCAAATTCTACTGAGCGAATCTGCAGTACTTTGCTGCCTTGTGAGGCCAGCTCAAGCATTTCTTCAAATGTGATTTTGTCCAGGCGGCGTGCTTCAGGCACTACGCGTGGGTCGGTGGTGTATACGCCGTCAACGTCGGTGTAGATCTGGCATTCGTCAGCTTTCAGTGCTGCAGCAAGCGCTACACCGGTAGTGTCTGAGCCGCCGCGGCCCAGTGTTGTGATATTGCCGTTGCCATCAACGCCCTGGAAGCCGGCAACTACCACCACATAGCCATTGTCGAGGTCGTTTTTAATGTTGCCTTCGTCTATGCTCAGGATACGTGCTTTGGTGAAGGCGTCGTCTGTCAGGATTTTGACTTGTGAGCCGGTGTAGCTTTTGGCTTTGATGCCAAGCTCCATGAGTGCCAACGAGGTCATGCCGATCGTGACTTGCTCGCCGGTAGAAAGTATGACGTCTAATTCGCGCGGATCCGGATCCGGCATGATTTCCTTCGCCAATGAAATCAAGCGATTCGTTTCGCCGGACATGGCGGAAACTACCACAACGACTTTGTGCCCCATTGCTTTGTAGCGCGCAACCCGGCGCGCCAGGTTGCGGATGCGATCTGGATTGGCGACTGAGGTGCCGCCGTATTTTTGTACTATAAGTGCCATATATATAAAACCTAATAATTAAACAGCAGATGAACGCCGATGCACGCAGATAACCCCAATTCAACATCGGCGTTTATCGGCGTTTATCGGCGGTTAATTTATTTTTTCTTTAATCCAACTCTCTACACTTGCTAATGCTTTTGGCAAGCTGCTGGCATCGGTGCCGCCGGCCATTGCCATATCCGGTTTGCCGCCGCCTTTGCCGCCAACCTGGCCTGCTACAAAGTTCACTAACTCACCTGCCTTGATTTTGCTGATTAAATCAGGGGTTACACCTGCAGCCAGGCTTACTTTGCCATCATTTACACTGGCCAGCACAATTGCCGCAGACTTAAGCTTGTCTTTTAACTTATCCATGGTTTCGCGCAGGGCGTTGGCATCCGCGCCATCCAGCGTGGCCGCCAGGGTTTTAACGCCGGAAATTTCCACAGCCTGTGTTGCCAGGTCATCCCCTTGGGAGGAAGCCAGTTTAGATTTCAAACGCGCCAGTTCTTTTTCCAGTGATTTTGCATATTCAGCCAATTGGCCTACTTTGGCAGCCACTTCGCCTGCGGGTGCTTTGAGTTCGCTGGCCAACTGTGCAATCAGACTCTGCTGGGCATTGATAAGTTTCAGCGCGCCCTCGCCGGTAGTGGCTTCAACGCGGCGCACGCCTGCCGCCACTCCGCTT
It contains:
- a CDS encoding GNAT family N-acetyltransferase; amino-acid sequence: MDRKDIEKIIVDSLFISEKRPGNTVVDITGMRGWFSPFSEPYANRIGLVSDHDVETSIQEAIDFFRSRNSGFTWIVRPGDIDAQLPQLLMKNGLTPSRFHKVAGMHLESSAISGTENSQISVREIAKDEFTEHMELITRAYGAASKAYIEYLYAPSAHHDGVQSRMYLASLRDGQEPVGYGYCSYIESNSVMMLRGAAVVPEHRNKGAYRELIRQRLADACENEVSHFVIQSARDSSYSTCLRFGFEEVCPLELYQWLPS
- a CDS encoding 4'-phosphopantetheinyl transferase family protein, giving the protein MTTSLPALDQNQVHVWTIQLETDKAGIAHHASLLSAEETSRAERIRIPEVKQRFIIARASLRRILALYMGGDAAALGFEYGQAGKPHLGKNSGLHFNLSYSHRMAKVAVAMHRAVGIDIQAIAQVADAESVARLVFSPAEISGLLSRPVHEQQLAFTQTWVRKEAYIKALGTGFTRPAHQFCVSQAAGDTDALRSDEHNRLATAEWRLMQIEAPGGYCAALAAAGRDWHPIEIEPDILHEA
- a CDS encoding amino acid adenylation domain-containing protein, with translation MSDDIHNNHMTIEFGRGPVLPLIPNLPHRRFEAHVRKTPDAIAVSHDGGQLTYAQLNARANHFGKMLSAMDVGPETVVALYMERCPELVIGTIAIHKAGGACAFIEPSAPARRLEAMLAEISPRVILTTHQYHARLDHEKLEDAHTLLIMMDASEHAEEHQEISLPAAEVSSQNLACIFFTSGSSGKPKAVMFPYGAYCEQHVADSGTERHMLKTDSGTTFTRAEMLRPLVSGQQLFIAPRGLEKNFRELASYINRHRITHLVSTPTALRALLDSDNIALCHSLKSVTCSGEDIPLQLKQDFLSHLNAELHIIYGCTEVPGAATMKLSRDTQHGIHATGRPAAMMEVYVLDEAMQPVPIGREGEVYLGGLMARGYFNAPGLTAQKFVPHPFAQTPEQRLFKSGDRGRWLPDGYLQVLGRSDSQVKIRGFRIELGEIEAVLLALPDIQHAAVIACEDAADDKFLAAYMVTRNPSLKPGDIRLALKQSLPEYMLPRHFTLLPELPLTASGKIDRMALPRPLPLQTATAGRQESFDTYERHLAAIWESLLKVAPTSIHDNFFDLGGHSLLAAQMIDQIEKVFQKKLPLDFLWFHGGTIASIASALRDQYRFGANPELVLIKEGSRQPLFAVHTKGGHLLDYYLLARHLAPDQAVYGLQARGVFGSHTPDCSIKHIAANCIQAMRQIQPEGPYLITGYSSGGVVAYEMAQQLNQSGDHVAALVLLDTYCPWIYQSHRWLNALKRLLRGKTHSMRNLLRSAFLTTFKLNCLFKIQDVHKAHKYAHMAYQPRKSTQYIDFFIAEESTKHTVHKLLGWQRWFKGSVTTHSFPTSHSGLVRLPAVKHVAEALQACINNARSK
- a CDS encoding DUF2141 domain-containing protein, with product MKTYKLLLAVCMAFFSLAATAQDAFRLSVNLEQVKNNKGNIFVELYSDPATFRKSAKAFKIIKTQAVEGASNVTFENLAAGTYAVLTYHDEDGNNEMNKRFGMIPTEGYGLSNNPKVMGPPSFKDSQFEVRQDTEISIHFNY
- the pqqA gene encoding pyrroloquinoline quinone precursor peptide PqqA, with the protein product MWTKPAATEMRFGFEVTMYVMNK
- a CDS encoding nuclease-related domain-containing protein translates to MDLTSQLLEHIWWVIPLMIISAILKSPSFKGFAGEIYIRNSAKYFLDKSTYHAVHNVTLATPDGTTQIDHIFVSEYGVFVVETKNYSGWIFGDEKQSMWTQKLYKKTYKFQNPLHQNYKHLKALESSLSISSDKFHSVIIFVGGSTFKTRPPPNVRTAATFISYIKSKKVPILSLTEVQNILRIIQTERLSPSFNTHREHVNNLQARFNTASPRLCPKCGSKMVLRTTKAGENAGKQFWGCSQFPKCRLKMQTSNSAEIQNTHNVVPFRRPSQDN
- a CDS encoding aspartate kinase gives rise to the protein MALIVQKYGGTSVANPDRIRNLARRVARYKAMGHKVVVVVSAMSGETNRLISLAKEIMPDPDPRELDVILSTGEQVTIGMTSLALMELGIKAKSYTGSQVKILTDDAFTKARILSIDEGNIKNDLDNGYVVVVAGFQGVDGNGNITTLGRGGSDTTGVALAAALKADECQIYTDVDGVYTTDPRVVPEARRLDKITFEEMLELASQGSKVLQIRSVEFAGKYKVKLRVLSSFDDEGEGTLITFEEEKDMEQPVISGIAFNRDEAKITVLGVPDKPGIAYQILGPIAEANVDVDMIIQNTGADGTTDFTFTVNKNEMNKALSILRDKVQAHIGAREIKGDDKIAKVSIVGVGMRSHVGIASKMFRILAEEGINIQMISTSEIKIAVVIDEKYLELAVRVLHKAFELDAE